From the Deltaproteobacteria bacterium genome, one window contains:
- the gap gene encoding type I glyceraldehyde-3-phosphate dehydrogenase: MAKVVINGMGRIGRAVLKIVLDTPELELAGMNDLLPADHLAYLLKYDSVYGRYEKTVTAGEKSLSIEGKEYRLYNEKDPAQLPWKELNVDLVFECTGLFVKKEDMEKHLKAGAQRVILSAPEGTGQVEMVVHGVNAPDGSPKLISCASCTTNCVSPVVEIIGRKIGIKKATMTTIHAYTSSQSIVDAPKKKWRRGRAGAINLVPTTTGAAKAATKVLPEIKGKFDGVAIRGPVPVGSIADIVFVTKRDVTEQEVNTIFREEAQTDRYRGVLGVAEDPIVSSDIIKDSRASIVDLSMTQVVDGDLLKVMSWYDNEWGYSAQMVREAVRMVM; encoded by the coding sequence ATGGCAAAGGTTGTAATCAATGGAATGGGAAGGATCGGCCGGGCCGTACTCAAGATAGTACTGGATACCCCGGAATTGGAGCTCGCAGGAATGAACGATCTCCTGCCGGCTGACCATCTTGCCTATCTGCTAAAATATGATTCTGTTTACGGCCGGTACGAAAAGACCGTCACGGCCGGTGAAAAGAGCCTGTCCATAGAGGGAAAGGAATACCGCCTCTATAACGAAAAGGACCCTGCACAGCTTCCCTGGAAAGAACTCAATGTGGATCTCGTATTCGAGTGCACGGGTCTGTTCGTGAAAAAGGAAGATATGGAAAAACATCTTAAGGCGGGCGCACAGCGGGTAATCCTGTCGGCCCCTGAAGGGACCGGTCAGGTTGAAATGGTGGTCCATGGGGTCAACGCACCGGATGGTTCTCCGAAGCTGATTTCCTGCGCAAGCTGTACAACCAATTGTGTTTCACCGGTTGTTGAAATCATCGGAAGAAAAATCGGTATTAAAAAGGCGACCATGACCACCATCCATGCCTATACATCGAGCCAGTCCATCGTGGATGCACCTAAAAAGAAGTGGCGAAGGGGGAGGGCGGGAGCCATCAATCTTGTGCCGACCACCACCGGGGCCGCCAAAGCGGCCACCAAGGTGCTTCCGGAGATCAAGGGGAAATTCGACGGTGTTGCGATTCGCGGGCCGGTTCCGGTGGGTTCGATCGCCGACATTGTATTCGTGACAAAGCGGGATGTCACCGAACAAGAGGTCAACACCATATTTCGTGAGGAGGCCCAAACCGACCGGTATCGCGGGGTGCTGGGTGTGGCTGAGGATCCGATCGTCTCATCGGATATAATCAAGGACTCCCGGGCCTCCATCGTGGATCTGAGTATGACCCAGGTGGTGGACGGGGATCTGCTTAAGGTAATGAGCTGGTACGACAATGAGTGGGGCTACAGCGCACAGATGGTCAGGGAAGCCGTTCGAATGGTGATGTGA
- a CDS encoding PRC-barrel domain-containing protein, translating into MKTSFPHRKSGIDKKLLNVMIVFGLLSAWPFMFMIGLSSGATEKEQKTVRFMAGWMIDRDVITEDGKVIGEIADIIIERNGNVKAVIVEMEGILEFGDKQVSMGLEKLKKRGDKLEAAATRSEVEKRPEVRYQEIGLHTSYSAYLKSGEIDGSRTYSPARYLASVIMGRNTYNHDGQSLGQVEDLLIANGEVEALILSQGGLVPKGHIAAPYQPLDIGRDGFIYDITRKALENLSEYPYEAVMEEPMEDGPFGPYYTPPGVVETDEPISIGR; encoded by the coding sequence ATGAAAACCAGCTTTCCGCACAGAAAATCAGGGATAGACAAGAAGTTGTTGAATGTAATGATCGTTTTTGGGTTGCTGTCAGCCTGGCCGTTCATGTTCATGATCGGTCTCTCGTCCGGCGCTACTGAGAAGGAGCAGAAGACTGTGCGTTTCATGGCCGGCTGGATGATAGATCGTGATGTCATAACTGAAGATGGAAAAGTCATCGGCGAAATCGCCGACATTATCATCGAACGCAATGGGAACGTAAAAGCGGTTATTGTGGAAATGGAAGGAATTCTGGAATTTGGCGATAAACAGGTATCCATGGGACTGGAAAAACTGAAGAAGCGCGGGGATAAACTTGAGGCGGCAGCTACTCGAAGCGAGGTGGAGAAACGTCCGGAAGTCAGGTATCAGGAAATCGGTCTCCATACCTCCTATTCCGCCTATCTCAAATCAGGAGAAATCGATGGATCCCGGACTTATTCTCCGGCACGGTATCTCGCTTCTGTAATCATGGGGCGTAACACATACAATCATGACGGACAGTCCCTGGGACAGGTCGAGGACCTGTTGATTGCCAATGGCGAGGTTGAAGCGCTGATTCTGTCACAAGGAGGACTTGTCCCAAAGGGCCATATTGCTGCACCGTATCAGCCCCTGGATATAGGTCGTGACGGATTTATATACGACATTACCCGAAAGGCATTGGAAAACCTCTCTGAATATCCTTATGAGGCGGTTATGGAGGAACCGATGGAAGACGGTCCGTTCGGTCCATATTACACCCCGCCAGGGGTTGTGGAAACGGATGAACCGATTTCAATCGGACGCTAG
- a CDS encoding phosphoribosyltransferase, giving the protein MNGEIHQLDQFRNQSFIFADRSEAGRTLGLMLQPEYEHIEEGMVLAIPSGGVPVGLRVKEILGLPFDLMIVRKLQIPGNPEAGFGAMMLNGTVFYNERLLSELRLRPGQIDAEKERVGAELEKRNLLFRKGRPFPDLSGKRVILVDDGLASGFTMLASIAMAKKANPRETIVAVPTAPQRTVDRIRPEVNKIYCANIRTTATFAVAEAYQDWYDLSEQEVLDMLVDRGSPRDPS; this is encoded by the coding sequence ATGAATGGAGAAATCCATCAACTGGATCAGTTTCGCAACCAGTCGTTCATATTTGCGGATCGTTCTGAGGCCGGGAGGACCCTTGGCCTGATGCTGCAGCCGGAGTACGAGCATATCGAGGAAGGCATGGTTCTGGCGATTCCTTCCGGAGGCGTCCCGGTGGGGCTAAGGGTGAAGGAGATATTGGGTCTCCCCTTTGATTTGATGATTGTGCGGAAGTTGCAGATTCCCGGCAATCCCGAGGCCGGTTTCGGTGCGATGATGCTGAATGGCACGGTCTTCTATAATGAACGGCTTCTGTCGGAACTCCGATTACGCCCGGGGCAGATTGACGCTGAAAAAGAACGGGTGGGCGCAGAGCTCGAAAAGCGAAACCTCCTGTTCCGAAAAGGACGTCCCTTTCCCGATCTTTCAGGGAAAAGGGTCATCCTGGTAGATGACGGGCTGGCCTCCGGATTTACCATGCTGGCCTCCATCGCAATGGCAAAAAAAGCAAACCCGCGTGAAACGATTGTGGCGGTGCCCACGGCCCCCCAACGTACCGTAGATCGCATCCGACCGGAAGTGAATAAGATCTACTGTGCCAATATCAGAACCACGGCCACCTTTGCCGTGGCCGAGGCCTATCAAGATTGGTATGATCTGAGCGAACAAGAGGTCCTGGACATGCTGGTTGATCGCGGGTCCCCAAGAGACCCGTCTTGA
- a CDS encoding protein-L-isoaspartate(D-aspartate) O-methyltransferase, translating into MLTDDKARERMVSEQLIPRGIKDPRVLHAMAQVPRHRFVGGGRVSQAYMDSPLPIDEGQTISQPYMVALMTEALELKGDEKTLEIGTGSGYQTAILAELCARVYTVERISELQIKAREILESLGYTNIFFKTVNGTLGWEEQKPYDAIIVTAGAPRIPTPLVDQLAEGGRMVIPIGDRVSQELTKIRKHAGEISSESLGGCRFVALLGEYGW; encoded by the coding sequence ATGCTCACAGATGACAAGGCCAGAGAACGGATGGTCTCCGAACAGCTTATTCCTCGCGGGATTAAAGACCCAAGGGTCCTGCACGCCATGGCCCAGGTCCCCAGACACCGCTTCGTGGGGGGGGGAAGGGTGAGTCAGGCCTATATGGACAGTCCCCTTCCCATAGATGAGGGACAGACCATATCACAGCCTTACATGGTTGCCCTCATGACCGAAGCGCTGGAATTGAAAGGGGACGAAAAGACCCTGGAAATCGGTACGGGAAGCGGTTATCAAACCGCTATTCTGGCTGAACTCTGCGCCCGGGTCTATACAGTGGAGCGGATATCGGAACTTCAGATTAAGGCCCGTGAAATCCTGGAATCATTGGGGTACACCAACATCTTTTTCAAAACGGTCAACGGGACTTTGGGATGGGAGGAACAAAAACCCTACGATGCCATCATCGTCACCGCGGGCGCCCCCCGGATCCCCACGCCCCTTGTCGATCAACTGGCTGAGGGAGGACGAATGGTCATCCCGATAGGAGACAGGGTCTCTCAGGAACTCACAAAAATCCGTAAACACGCCGGCGAAATATCGAGTGAAAGTCTGGGAGGATGCCGCTTTGTGGCGTTGCTGGGGGAATATGGCTGGTAG
- the mutM gene encoding DNA-formamidopyrimidine glycosylase — MPELPDVEIFKQYLSSTALHKKIRSVDIHSAELLKGITAQKLKKTLKGERFISTRRHGKYLFVEMAESKKWLVLHFGMTGFLKYFKNTAREPAHERLLIHFSNGYRLAYDCQRKLGEIALTDAPEVFIQEKELGPDALEPGFNVDRFKETLKKTRAMIKSALMNQKFIAGIGNVYSDEILFQAGIHPETRSSELDEDDLTTLYSQMKRVLRTAIDARADPDHLPSTFIIPHRYGDGTCPKCDGKIENSKIGGRTAYYCPRCQKG, encoded by the coding sequence ATGCCTGAACTTCCGGATGTGGAGATTTTCAAGCAGTATCTATCATCCACTGCACTTCACAAAAAGATCCGATCCGTCGATATACACAGCGCGGAGCTGTTGAAGGGGATAACCGCTCAGAAGTTGAAAAAAACCCTGAAAGGCGAGCGCTTCATATCGACCCGACGACACGGCAAGTATCTTTTCGTGGAAATGGCGGAGAGCAAAAAATGGCTGGTCCTCCATTTCGGCATGACAGGCTTTCTCAAGTATTTCAAGAACACCGCCCGGGAACCGGCGCACGAAAGGCTCCTCATCCATTTTTCCAACGGCTATCGGCTGGCGTATGACTGTCAGAGAAAACTGGGAGAGATTGCGCTTACTGATGCCCCGGAAGTGTTTATCCAAGAAAAGGAATTAGGGCCGGATGCCCTTGAACCGGGCTTCAATGTGGATCGGTTTAAAGAGACCTTGAAAAAGACCCGTGCAATGATAAAATCCGCCCTGATGAACCAGAAATTCATCGCCGGGATCGGCAATGTGTATTCTGATGAGATTCTTTTCCAGGCAGGCATACATCCCGAGACCCGGAGCAGTGAACTGGATGAAGATGATCTTACGACGTTGTACTCGCAGATGAAACGTGTCCTCAGGACTGCCATAGACGCCCGGGCAGATCCCGATCACCTCCCCTCCACCTTCATCATACCCCATCGATACGGCGACGGCACCTGCCCGAAATGCGATGGTAAAATCGAAAACAGCAAAATTGGCGGGCGGACCGCTTACTATTGTCCACGCTGCCAGAAGGGCTGA
- a CDS encoding AMP-binding protein — METLQDLLERLPDDLRKPFLRVLRKKGHHTYSYADLSRISRQAAWGLIQEGIRPGDVVGLFAPLDFAWIAVCVGALQAGAVVMPLDLQLETETLAGILKNSEPWCIFTAPDRLKQLGQAAPAGLSTYVLGSSGRDGAANWKKLLINTRQTLPVLSADHAAALFYTSGTTGPPKGVSLSHRNLLFQIQTVQRTGLVDAGDRVLLPLPPHHVYPFVIGMLVPLFLGGTIVLPYSLTGPQMMRALREGDATLLIGVPRLYHALFAGITSRSASDIFRRLFEKGLDLDTLFRKTIGVSPGRWLYFPLRRRLAPHLKILASGGAPLEPGLASKLEALGWQVAIGYGLTETAPLLTLKLPGDPHNETVGRPVGGVHIRIDPGALPEPSLPDRAYTEGEILAKGPNVFSGYYRLPEKTDASFTRDGWFRTGDLGYVDTEGYLHVTGRVSSLIITEGGEKIQPDEIEAHLSAHALIREAGVLQLENGLLAAVIVPEIKEIVAQAIKAPERGLQRAIAEQSKLLPSFKRINDFAVTRVPLPRTRLGKLRRHLLPDIFREAKKEEDSPGRPESKPMSISAMSSQDRDLLENRAARIVWDWMAEKHPHQHITPDTSPELDLGIDSMEWLNITLEIRRQAGVELEEGEISEIATVRDLLQRVAEKAVSGEDVSPESPLEEPEKSLSGSQMRWLKPLRPPEAFLARGLFSVDVFIFRRFFHLKVQGVENLPAEGPFIITPNHASYVDPFAIAAALGWKRLRRVFWAGFTGIAFKNAFFRFFSRLSRTVPVDPDKGVISSLAFAAAILKRGQGLVWFPEGMRSSDGRLQPFKTGVGVLLTHHPVPVIPSFIRGTRKILPPGSAVPRRGNITVVFGRPLDAGYLARREIAGKKEQRIAQALHNEVGRLGRDIRP, encoded by the coding sequence ATGGAAACTCTGCAAGACCTTCTCGAACGTCTTCCGGATGACCTCCGGAAACCGTTCCTGAGAGTACTGCGCAAAAAAGGTCATCACACCTATTCCTATGCGGATCTGTCCCGGATCTCCCGGCAGGCGGCGTGGGGTCTGATTCAAGAGGGCATACGTCCCGGTGATGTGGTGGGACTTTTCGCCCCTCTGGATTTTGCCTGGATCGCGGTGTGTGTGGGCGCCTTACAGGCAGGGGCTGTGGTGATGCCGCTGGATCTTCAGCTTGAAACGGAGACCCTGGCCGGCATTCTCAAGAACAGTGAACCCTGGTGCATTTTTACGGCCCCCGACCGGCTGAAACAGCTTGGGCAGGCTGCCCCTGCAGGGCTCTCCACATATGTCTTGGGAAGCTCAGGCCGAGATGGCGCCGCAAATTGGAAAAAACTCCTTATAAACACCCGGCAGACCCTCCCCGTCCTGTCAGCCGATCACGCTGCCGCCCTGTTTTACACCTCCGGCACCACCGGTCCTCCCAAGGGCGTGTCTTTAAGCCACCGCAATCTTCTGTTCCAGATTCAAACCGTGCAGAGGACCGGCTTGGTGGATGCCGGGGACCGGGTGCTTCTTCCGCTGCCGCCGCACCATGTGTATCCGTTTGTTATCGGGATGCTGGTCCCCCTCTTCCTGGGAGGCACCATCGTCCTCCCCTATTCTCTAACCGGGCCTCAGATGATGCGTGCCCTTCGGGAGGGTGATGCCACCCTGTTGATCGGGGTTCCCCGTCTTTACCATGCATTGTTTGCCGGTATCACCTCTCGTTCCGCCTCAGATATCTTCAGACGATTATTTGAAAAAGGACTGGACTTGGACACACTGTTTCGGAAAACCATCGGCGTGTCCCCGGGCAGATGGCTGTATTTTCCTTTACGCCGACGATTGGCGCCTCATCTGAAAATTCTGGCCTCAGGCGGCGCACCCTTGGAACCCGGTCTGGCCTCCAAACTGGAAGCCCTGGGATGGCAGGTGGCCATCGGATACGGACTTACAGAAACGGCGCCGCTCCTGACGCTCAAACTTCCAGGGGACCCGCACAATGAAACCGTGGGACGTCCGGTAGGCGGGGTACACATCCGTATCGATCCCGGGGCCCTGCCTGAACCCTCTTTGCCTGACCGCGCCTATACCGAGGGGGAAATCCTGGCTAAAGGCCCCAATGTTTTTTCCGGCTATTATAGGTTGCCGGAGAAAACCGATGCGTCCTTTACCCGGGACGGCTGGTTTCGTACCGGTGATCTCGGGTACGTGGATACAGAAGGATACCTTCACGTGACCGGCCGTGTTTCCTCCCTTATCATTACAGAGGGGGGAGAGAAGATCCAGCCCGATGAAATAGAAGCGCATTTGTCAGCCCACGCACTGATCCGGGAAGCCGGCGTTTTACAATTGGAAAACGGGTTGCTTGCAGCGGTGATTGTGCCGGAGATAAAAGAGATTGTCGCCCAGGCCATAAAGGCGCCCGAAAGGGGGCTTCAGCGGGCCATTGCCGAGCAATCCAAGTTGCTTCCATCGTTTAAACGCATCAATGATTTCGCAGTGACCCGCGTTCCTCTCCCTCGTACCCGCCTGGGAAAACTCCGCCGGCACCTTTTGCCGGATATCTTCCGAGAGGCAAAAAAAGAAGAGGATTCTCCCGGTCGGCCCGAATCCAAACCGATGTCCATATCGGCCATGTCTTCTCAGGACCGGGACCTTTTGGAAAACAGGGCGGCAAGAATTGTCTGGGACTGGATGGCCGAGAAACACCCGCATCAGCATATTACGCCGGACACCAGTCCGGAGCTGGACCTGGGGATCGATTCCATGGAATGGCTGAACATCACCCTCGAGATCCGCCGGCAGGCCGGCGTTGAACTGGAGGAAGGGGAGATCAGCGAAATCGCCACAGTGCGGGATCTGCTGCAGAGAGTCGCGGAAAAGGCCGTCTCAGGTGAAGACGTGTCACCCGAGTCGCCCCTTGAGGAACCGGAGAAGTCCCTGTCCGGATCTCAGATGCGCTGGCTCAAACCATTGCGTCCTCCCGAAGCATTCCTGGCGCGAGGATTGTTCAGCGTAGACGTTTTCATCTTCAGGCGATTTTTCCATCTGAAGGTCCAAGGTGTTGAAAACCTTCCGGCCGAAGGTCCGTTTATCATCACCCCCAATCATGCGAGCTATGTGGACCCGTTTGCCATCGCGGCCGCGCTGGGTTGGAAAAGACTTCGCCGGGTGTTCTGGGCGGGCTTCACCGGGATTGCTTTCAAAAACGCATTTTTCCGATTTTTCAGTCGCTTATCTCGAACAGTGCCGGTCGATCCCGACAAGGGGGTGATCTCGAGCCTGGCCTTTGCCGCGGCCATACTCAAGCGGGGCCAGGGGCTGGTCTGGTTTCCCGAAGGGATGCGTTCCTCGGATGGTCGGCTCCAACCCTTCAAAACAGGGGTGGGCGTGTTGCTGACGCATCATCCTGTCCCGGTCATCCCTTCATTTATCCGGGGAACCCGCAAGATTTTGCCCCCCGGGAGCGCTGTTCCCAGGAGGGGGAATATTACGGTGGTCTTCGGCCGCCCTCTGGATGCCGGATATCTGGCACGCCGGGAAATCGCCGGGAAAAAGGAACAGCGAATCGCACAGGCGCTCCATAACGAAGTGGGACGGCTTGGAAGAGATATCCGGCCATAA
- a CDS encoding glycosyltransferase, with amino-acid sequence MNISMFTNTYLPHVGGVARSVDFFAEDLRNLGHRVFVIAPTFPEAPEGEDPKKVQRVPAIQNFNGSDFSVRIAVPFVLAERIKAFQPEVIHSHHPYLLGDTALRTARRHNLPLVFTHHTLYEKYTHYVPMDSQAMKRFVINLSTEYANLCTRVVAPSHSIAELLRKRGVTTPIEEIPTGVDLDFFRNGRKERFLTDNAIEVEEPVIGHVGRLAPEKNLGYLANAVADYLGRNKGTFLVIGAGPSEKDIRRPFREQGVEHKLVMAGKQSGQALSDAYNAMDLFVFASKTETQGMVLLEAMAAGRPVIALDASGSREVVEDGHNGRLLAGDAPEETFCKAIEAFFEHPGTARRWKEGALRTASDCSREVMAKRMLTLYQATLETQPKPDPAPNDLIPWDRVLRGLEVEWDLIAEKAAASIQAFTGKDPVSS; translated from the coding sequence ATGAATATCTCTATGTTTACAAACACGTATCTCCCACATGTGGGGGGTGTCGCCCGCTCGGTGGATTTTTTCGCGGAGGATCTCCGTAATCTTGGGCACAGGGTGTTCGTGATTGCGCCTACATTCCCCGAGGCGCCGGAAGGAGAAGACCCGAAAAAGGTCCAGCGGGTGCCGGCCATCCAGAACTTCAATGGGAGCGATTTCTCCGTCCGGATCGCCGTTCCTTTTGTATTGGCCGAACGCATCAAGGCGTTTCAGCCGGAGGTGATTCACAGCCATCACCCTTACCTTCTTGGGGATACCGCCCTTCGAACGGCCCGCCGTCATAATCTTCCCCTGGTCTTCACCCACCACACGCTCTACGAGAAATACACCCATTACGTTCCCATGGACTCGCAGGCCATGAAGAGATTCGTGATCAACCTCTCGACTGAGTATGCCAATCTCTGCACCCGCGTCGTGGCGCCCAGCCACAGCATCGCCGAACTGTTGCGGAAGCGCGGGGTGACCACGCCCATCGAAGAGATCCCCACCGGTGTGGACCTCGACTTTTTCAGGAACGGAAGGAAAGAGAGGTTCCTGACGGACAATGCCATTGAAGTCGAGGAACCGGTCATAGGGCATGTGGGAAGGCTGGCTCCTGAAAAAAACCTGGGGTATCTGGCCAACGCAGTGGCTGACTACCTGGGTCGAAACAAAGGCACATTTCTGGTGATCGGGGCGGGGCCCAGTGAGAAAGATATCCGGCGGCCCTTTCGAGAGCAGGGCGTGGAGCATAAACTGGTGATGGCGGGTAAACAATCCGGCCAGGCGCTCAGTGATGCCTATAACGCCATGGACCTCTTTGTCTTTGCATCCAAAACCGAGACCCAGGGCATGGTATTGCTGGAAGCCATGGCCGCAGGCCGGCCGGTCATCGCCCTGGATGCCTCGGGGTCCCGGGAGGTGGTTGAGGACGGGCACAATGGACGTCTCCTGGCCGGAGATGCCCCGGAGGAGACCTTTTGCAAGGCTATTGAAGCATTTTTCGAGCATCCTGGAACAGCCCGTCGCTGGAAAGAAGGCGCCCTTAGGACGGCGTCGGACTGCTCACGGGAGGTCATGGCGAAACGAATGCTCACATTATACCAAGCCACTCTGGAGACGCAACCGAAACCCGATCCCGCACCCAATGACCTCATCCCGTGGGATCGGGTGCTAAGGGGCTTGGAGGTCGAGTGGGACCTTATCGCCGAGAAGGCTGCCGCCTCCATTCAGGCGTTCACAGGCAAGGACCCTGTTTCCTCATAA
- a CDS encoding adenosylcobalamin-dependent ribonucleoside-diphosphate reductase, protein MTHLELSDNAQAVLRARYLMRDRNLNIVETPAELFRRVARHIAQAELIIGTSADAERWQEIFLQMLTSLDFLPNSPTLMNAGTSMGQLSACFVIPVEDTMEGIFNALKQMALVQRSGGGAGFSFSKLRPASDPIVSTGGEASGPVSFMKIFDCTTTYIKQGGKRRGANMGVLRVDHPDILDFIRAKEDGQILRNFNLSVAVTHSFMNAVMEDDSYDLVHPADGHVTARIKAADVFQEIVQAAWQTGDPGLLFMDTVNQANPTPHVGYIEATNPCGEIPLLGYESCNLGSINLSHMLKDNGKRINMDKLLSTVRQGVRFLDNVISVNRYPVREIETATKGNRKIGLGVMGFSEMLIRMGISYASEEAEETASYIMQHVNKEALRTSKELAAERGHYPNWKGSVHDEKGISVRNATRTAIAPTGTIGIIADTTPSIEPLFALAYRRVNVLENDDLQEVNPLFRKYADKNHLNTEHLVEQIMEKGTLKEVKGVPEDMKHIFMTALEIPIERHLAIQAAFQRHVDNSVSKTVNIPEDATPSDVSNAYRRAWMLGLKGIAIYRYGSRSEQVLQLGAKERTYTYAHGSKCDPEECRI, encoded by the coding sequence ATGACACATCTTGAACTGTCAGATAACGCCCAGGCTGTGTTGAGAGCAAGATATCTCATGCGGGATCGGAACTTGAACATCGTCGAAACCCCTGCCGAGCTTTTCCGTCGAGTTGCCCGCCATATTGCCCAGGCCGAACTTATCATCGGAACCTCCGCTGACGCCGAGCGATGGCAGGAGATCTTTCTCCAGATGCTGACCTCACTGGATTTCCTGCCCAACAGCCCCACCCTGATGAACGCGGGCACGTCCATGGGGCAGCTAAGTGCCTGTTTCGTCATTCCGGTGGAGGACACCATGGAAGGAATATTCAATGCCCTGAAACAGATGGCCCTGGTTCAGCGCAGCGGTGGGGGAGCCGGCTTCTCGTTTTCAAAACTGCGGCCCGCCTCCGATCCCATCGTTTCAACAGGGGGAGAGGCCTCTGGCCCTGTTTCTTTCATGAAGATATTCGACTGTACGACCACCTATATTAAGCAGGGCGGGAAACGTCGGGGCGCCAATATGGGTGTGTTGCGTGTGGATCATCCGGATATCCTGGATTTCATCCGGGCCAAAGAGGATGGCCAGATTTTGCGGAATTTCAATCTATCCGTGGCAGTGACCCATTCGTTTATGAATGCCGTCATGGAAGACGATTCGTATGATCTGGTACATCCAGCCGACGGACATGTGACGGCACGGATAAAGGCTGCCGATGTGTTTCAAGAGATCGTTCAGGCGGCCTGGCAAACAGGGGACCCAGGTCTCCTGTTTATGGACACGGTCAATCAGGCCAATCCGACACCCCATGTCGGGTACATCGAGGCCACCAATCCCTGTGGCGAAATACCGCTCCTGGGTTATGAATCATGTAACCTGGGATCTATTAATCTCTCCCACATGCTAAAAGACAACGGCAAAAGAATTAATATGGACAAACTCCTTTCTACGGTCCGCCAAGGAGTCCGTTTTTTGGATAATGTCATTTCCGTTAATCGCTATCCTGTTCGGGAAATCGAAACCGCCACAAAGGGAAACCGAAAAATAGGATTGGGCGTCATGGGTTTCAGCGAAATGCTCATCCGCATGGGGATTTCTTATGCCTCAGAGGAGGCCGAAGAGACTGCATCATATATTATGCAACATGTCAATAAAGAAGCGTTGCGGACCTCAAAAGAACTTGCAGCCGAGAGGGGGCATTATCCCAACTGGAAAGGGAGTGTTCATGACGAAAAGGGGATTTCCGTCCGCAATGCAACTCGTACCGCCATCGCCCCCACCGGCACCATCGGAATTATTGCCGATACCACGCCTAGCATCGAGCCTCTTTTTGCCCTTGCCTACCGGCGCGTGAATGTTCTGGAAAATGATGATCTCCAAGAAGTCAACCCCCTGTTCAGGAAGTATGCCGACAAAAACCATCTGAATACGGAGCACCTGGTGGAACAGATTATGGAAAAGGGAACGCTTAAGGAAGTGAAAGGTGTCCCGGAAGACATGAAACACATTTTCATGACGGCCCTGGAAATTCCAATTGAACGACATCTGGCAATACAGGCCGCCTTTCAACGCCATGTGGACAACTCCGTCTCCAAAACCGTCAATATACCCGAGGATGCGACGCCGTCGGACGTCTCCAATGCGTACCGCAGGGCCTGGATGTTGGGGTTGAAAGGCATAGCTATTTATCGTTACGGCAGCCGATCGGAGCAGGTCCTCCAGTTGGGGGCGAAGGAACGGACCTACACCTATGCTCATGGTTCCAAGTGCGATCCGGAGGAATGCCGGATTTAA
- a CDS encoding Hsp20 family protein, translating into MQAESDEVNAEFKNGVLNITMPKSAESKQRKIEIKTS; encoded by the coding sequence ATCCAGGCTGAGAGCGACGAGGTAAATGCCGAATTTAAAAACGGCGTTCTCAACATCACCATGCCGAAATCCGCTGAAAGTAAACAACGGAAAATCGAGATCAAAACAAGTTAA
- a CDS encoding uracil-DNA glycosylase: protein MGVSKHALNGSRFAEGPKNARVMLVGQNPGREEVKQGRPFVGMAGKYLNRVLKEKGIDRKQLYLTCVVKEPTPKNRKPASDEINRWMPDLVREIKEIDPWIMVLMGRVAWNTPRSEKIEYVETYHPAAAMRFPKVRQKFEKDIETLSRIMQRRGLSVMEQIPHVPG from the coding sequence ATGGGAGTTTCGAAACATGCCTTGAATGGATCCCGATTCGCTGAAGGACCGAAAAATGCCAGGGTCATGCTGGTGGGACAGAATCCGGGGAGAGAAGAGGTAAAGCAGGGTCGACCCTTTGTGGGAATGGCGGGCAAATACCTTAATCGCGTGCTCAAGGAAAAGGGAATTGATCGGAAGCAACTATACCTGACGTGCGTTGTCAAGGAACCCACACCGAAAAACAGAAAGCCTGCTTCAGATGAAATCAATCGCTGGATGCCCGATCTGGTGCGGGAAATCAAGGAAATCGATCCATGGATTATGGTCCTCATGGGGAGAGTGGCCTGGAACACCCCACGGTCGGAAAAGATCGAATACGTGGAAACTTACCATCCTGCCGCAGCCATGCGGTTTCCAAAGGTGAGACAGAAGTTCGAGAAGGATATCGAAACCCTCAGCCGAATCATGCAGCGGAGGGGTCTATCGGTTATGGAACAGATACCTCATGTTCCCGGTTAA